The following proteins come from a genomic window of Sorghum bicolor cultivar BTx623 chromosome 3, Sorghum_bicolor_NCBIv3, whole genome shotgun sequence:
- the LOC8057725 gene encoding LOB domain-containing protein 15 isoform X3: MSTERERVDEIGKKIKREPDTAALAVAVASASTVPADNHIPHRLGLGLGGVLNTLTPCAACKLLRRRCAQECPFAPYFSPHEPHKFAAVHKVFGASNVSKLLLEVAEGERADAASSLVYEANLRLRDPVYGCMGAISMLQQQVNALEAELEAVRAEILKHRYRQAGGGNRLIDDDAHATASFVAPASAPVHVNDVVSVVEAGQEVAATGGGASGMSTSSAVYVAEAEQPASTNHYSSRNPSEHPAYFG, translated from the exons ATGTCCACAGAGAG GGAGAGAGTCGATGAGATCGGGAAGAAGATCAAGCGAGAGCCGGATACAGCCGCCCTCGCCGTCGCTGTCGCCTCCGCCTCCACTGTACCGGCCGACAACCACATCCCACACCgcctcggcctcggcctcggcggtGTCCTCAACACCTTGACACCGTGCGCCGCGTGCaagctcctccgccgccgctgcgCGCAGGAGTGCCCCTTCGCCCCCTACTTCTCGCCGCACGAACCCCACAAGTTCGCCGCCGTCCACAAGGTCTTCGGCGCCAGCAACGTCTCCAAGTTGCTCTTG GAGGTGGCGGAAGGGGAGAGGGCGGACGCAGCGAGCAGCCTGGTGTACGAGGCGAACCTCCGGCTGCGGGATCCGGTGTACGGCTGCATGGGCGCCATCTCCATGCTGCAGCAACAGGTGAACGCGTTGGAGGCCGAGCTGGAGGCGGTGAGGGCCGAGATCCTCAAGCACAGGTACCGGCAGGCCGGCGGCGGCAACCGTCTCATTGACGACGACGCGCATGCTACGGCCAGCTTTGTGGCTCCTGCGTCGGCTCCGGTGCACGTTAATGACGTGGTATCGGTGGTGGAGGCAGGCCAGGAGGTTGCagccaccggcggcggcgcgtcGGGGATGTCGACGTCGTCGGCGGTGTACGTTGCGGAAGCCGAGCAGCCGGCGAGTACTAATCACTATAGCTCCCGTAACCCAAGTGAGCATCCTGCATACTTTGGTTGA
- the LOC8057725 gene encoding LOB domain-containing protein 15 isoform X1: MSTESSARWTSTSRERVDEIGKKIKREPDTAALAVAVASASTVPADNHIPHRLGLGLGGVLNTLTPCAACKLLRRRCAQECPFAPYFSPHEPHKFAAVHKVFGASNVSKLLLEVAEGERADAASSLVYEANLRLRDPVYGCMGAISMLQQQVNALEAELEAVRAEILKHRYRQAGGGNRLIDDDAHATASFVAPASAPVHVNDVVSVVEAGQEVAATGGGASGMSTSSAVYVAEAEQPASTNHYSSRNPSEHPAYFG, translated from the exons ATGTCCACAGAGAG CTCTGCCCGTTGGACTTCCACCAGCAGGGAGAGAGTCGATGAGATCGGGAAGAAGATCAAGCGAGAGCCGGATACAGCCGCCCTCGCCGTCGCTGTCGCCTCCGCCTCCACTGTACCGGCCGACAACCACATCCCACACCgcctcggcctcggcctcggcggtGTCCTCAACACCTTGACACCGTGCGCCGCGTGCaagctcctccgccgccgctgcgCGCAGGAGTGCCCCTTCGCCCCCTACTTCTCGCCGCACGAACCCCACAAGTTCGCCGCCGTCCACAAGGTCTTCGGCGCCAGCAACGTCTCCAAGTTGCTCTTG GAGGTGGCGGAAGGGGAGAGGGCGGACGCAGCGAGCAGCCTGGTGTACGAGGCGAACCTCCGGCTGCGGGATCCGGTGTACGGCTGCATGGGCGCCATCTCCATGCTGCAGCAACAGGTGAACGCGTTGGAGGCCGAGCTGGAGGCGGTGAGGGCCGAGATCCTCAAGCACAGGTACCGGCAGGCCGGCGGCGGCAACCGTCTCATTGACGACGACGCGCATGCTACGGCCAGCTTTGTGGCTCCTGCGTCGGCTCCGGTGCACGTTAATGACGTGGTATCGGTGGTGGAGGCAGGCCAGGAGGTTGCagccaccggcggcggcgcgtcGGGGATGTCGACGTCGTCGGCGGTGTACGTTGCGGAAGCCGAGCAGCCGGCGAGTACTAATCACTATAGCTCCCGTAACCCAAGTGAGCATCCTGCATACTTTGGTTGA
- the LOC8057725 gene encoding LOB domain-containing protein 15 isoform X2, which yields MSTESSARWTSTSRERVDEIGKKIKREPDTAALAVAVASASTVPADNHIPHRLGLGLGGVLNTLTPCAACKLLRRRCAQECPFAPYFSPHEPHKFAAVHKVFGASNVSKLLLVAEGERADAASSLVYEANLRLRDPVYGCMGAISMLQQQVNALEAELEAVRAEILKHRYRQAGGGNRLIDDDAHATASFVAPASAPVHVNDVVSVVEAGQEVAATGGGASGMSTSSAVYVAEAEQPASTNHYSSRNPSEHPAYFG from the exons ATGTCCACAGAGAG CTCTGCCCGTTGGACTTCCACCAGCAGGGAGAGAGTCGATGAGATCGGGAAGAAGATCAAGCGAGAGCCGGATACAGCCGCCCTCGCCGTCGCTGTCGCCTCCGCCTCCACTGTACCGGCCGACAACCACATCCCACACCgcctcggcctcggcctcggcggtGTCCTCAACACCTTGACACCGTGCGCCGCGTGCaagctcctccgccgccgctgcgCGCAGGAGTGCCCCTTCGCCCCCTACTTCTCGCCGCACGAACCCCACAAGTTCGCCGCCGTCCACAAGGTCTTCGGCGCCAGCAACGTCTCCAAGTTGCTCTTG GTGGCGGAAGGGGAGAGGGCGGACGCAGCGAGCAGCCTGGTGTACGAGGCGAACCTCCGGCTGCGGGATCCGGTGTACGGCTGCATGGGCGCCATCTCCATGCTGCAGCAACAGGTGAACGCGTTGGAGGCCGAGCTGGAGGCGGTGAGGGCCGAGATCCTCAAGCACAGGTACCGGCAGGCCGGCGGCGGCAACCGTCTCATTGACGACGACGCGCATGCTACGGCCAGCTTTGTGGCTCCTGCGTCGGCTCCGGTGCACGTTAATGACGTGGTATCGGTGGTGGAGGCAGGCCAGGAGGTTGCagccaccggcggcggcgcgtcGGGGATGTCGACGTCGTCGGCGGTGTACGTTGCGGAAGCCGAGCAGCCGGCGAGTACTAATCACTATAGCTCCCGTAACCCAAGTGAGCATCCTGCATACTTTGGTTGA